A window of the Streptomyces sp. Ag109_O5-10 genome harbors these coding sequences:
- a CDS encoding universal stress protein, with the protein MTRTVTVGLDGSAESRAAAEWAAREAELRGLPLKIVHVWEPVPDPMAQAPLLGPETHQHWTERIPREAAEGLRTRHPGVEVAGEQLSGHAGEVLVEASKTSALLVLGSRALGGVGGLLVGSVSLSVVAHAACPTVLVRAGEQAADEHEADPAGIPSAATAFRPVVLGLDTDHPDETLIEFAFDAALRRATSLRVVHAWFPPPYYAYGMPVKPPLQEALALEQSRALAEVLSPWRQKYPDVRTVEESRYGSAAEDLVEASREASLVVVGRRIRRAALGAHIGHVTHAVLHHSTAPVAVVAHG; encoded by the coding sequence ATGACCCGCACTGTCACCGTAGGTCTCGACGGCTCGGCCGAGAGCCGGGCGGCAGCGGAATGGGCGGCCCGCGAGGCGGAACTGCGCGGTCTGCCCCTGAAGATCGTCCACGTCTGGGAACCCGTCCCCGACCCCATGGCACAGGCCCCGCTGCTCGGCCCCGAGACCCACCAGCACTGGACCGAGCGCATTCCGCGGGAAGCCGCAGAGGGCCTGCGGACGAGGCACCCCGGCGTCGAGGTGGCCGGCGAGCAGCTTTCCGGCCATGCCGGCGAGGTCCTCGTCGAGGCGTCGAAGACGTCGGCCCTCCTCGTCCTCGGCTCCCGGGCCCTCGGCGGTGTCGGAGGCCTCCTGGTCGGTTCCGTGAGCCTGAGCGTGGTGGCTCACGCCGCATGCCCCACGGTGCTGGTGAGGGCGGGGGAACAGGCCGCCGACGAGCACGAGGCCGACCCGGCGGGCATTCCGTCCGCCGCCACGGCCTTCCGGCCCGTCGTTCTCGGTCTCGACACCGACCACCCGGACGAGACGTTGATCGAGTTCGCCTTCGACGCCGCCCTGCGCCGTGCCACCTCACTGCGGGTCGTGCACGCCTGGTTCCCGCCCCCGTACTACGCGTACGGGATGCCGGTGAAGCCGCCCCTGCAGGAGGCACTGGCCCTGGAACAGTCCCGGGCCCTCGCCGAGGTACTGAGCCCCTGGCGGCAGAAGTACCCGGACGTGCGGACCGTCGAGGAGTCCCGCTACGGCAGCGCCGCGGAGGACCTCGTCGAAGCGTCCCGGGAGGCCTCGCTGGTCGTCGTCGGCCGGCGGATCCGCCGCGCTGCCCTGGGCGCCCACATCGGTCATGTCACCCACGCCGTCCTGCACCACTCCACCGCCCCCGTCGCCGTCGTGGCCCACGGCTGA
- a CDS encoding DoxX family membrane protein, with the protein MAVHEHPHRSSGFHLPSFRRTGAASRSGSAVVATDTHIARAYVLASLRLLTGFVFLWAFLDKTFGFGYATPSGKGWIDGGSPTKGFLSSVAAGPMESTFHTWAGDTWADWLFMLGLLGVGLALTAGVALRLAAVAGTAMMALMWMAEWPPAKHLSDGSVSMSTNPFADYHLIYAVVLIALAVVAAGDTLGLGRLWARLPFVRTNGWLR; encoded by the coding sequence ATGGCCGTGCACGAGCACCCTCACCGTAGCTCCGGCTTCCACCTGCCCTCCTTCCGCCGGACCGGGGCCGCCTCCCGCTCCGGCTCCGCGGTGGTGGCGACCGACACGCACATCGCACGGGCCTACGTCCTCGCCTCCCTGCGTCTGCTCACCGGGTTCGTCTTCCTGTGGGCGTTCCTCGACAAGACCTTCGGCTTCGGCTACGCCACCCCCTCCGGCAAGGGCTGGATCGACGGAGGCTCACCTACCAAGGGCTTCCTGAGTTCCGTCGCCGCGGGACCGATGGAGTCCACCTTCCACACCTGGGCCGGCGACACCTGGGCCGACTGGCTGTTCATGCTCGGGCTCCTCGGCGTCGGCCTGGCCCTGACCGCCGGCGTCGCGCTGCGCCTGGCCGCCGTCGCGGGCACCGCGATGATGGCGCTGATGTGGATGGCCGAGTGGCCGCCCGCCAAGCACCTCTCGGACGGCTCCGTGAGCATGTCCACCAACCCCTTCGCCGACTACCACCTCATCTACGCCGTGGTCCTGATCGCCCTGGCCGTCGTGGCCGCCGGGGACACTCTCGGCCTCGGGCGGCTCTGGGCCCGACTGCCCTTCGTCCGCACCAACGGGTGGCTGCGCTGA
- a CDS encoding Crp/Fnr family transcriptional regulator, with the protein MSTAPTPTMLRALPHEHRERLMRFAREVSFPQGTRIFEEGAHADRFWIIRSGRVALDMHVPGRRAAVVEDLGHDELIGWSWLFAPHARHLGAETTTPVRAYEFDAVAVRSMCRDDPVLGNTVSQWVGQVLAHRLRAARTRLLDLYAPYGAGAGV; encoded by the coding sequence ATGAGCACCGCACCGACCCCCACCATGCTGCGCGCCCTTCCCCACGAGCACCGGGAACGGCTGATGAGGTTCGCCCGCGAGGTCTCCTTCCCGCAGGGAACCCGGATCTTCGAGGAAGGCGCTCACGCCGACCGGTTCTGGATCATCCGCTCCGGCCGCGTCGCCCTGGACATGCACGTTCCGGGCCGTCGGGCCGCCGTCGTCGAGGACCTCGGGCACGACGAACTGATCGGCTGGTCCTGGTTGTTCGCACCCCACGCACGGCACCTGGGCGCCGAGACCACCACGCCGGTCCGGGCCTACGAGTTCGACGCCGTCGCGGTCCGCTCCATGTGCCGGGACGACCCGGTACTGGGGAACACCGTCAGCCAGTGGGTGGGCCAGGTGCTCGCCCACCGCCTGCGCGCCGCCCGTACCCGGCTGCTGGACCTGTACGCCCCGTACGGGGCCGGCGCCGGTGTCTGA
- a CDS encoding CBS domain-containing protein, giving the protein MHGTPHIVSDVMTQTVISVGRQASFKELVRLMRDWRVSALPVVEGEGRVVGVVSEADLLHKEEVRDGDPDRYAQLHGTTDLTKAGALTAEQLMTSPALTTRTDATLAQAARTMARSKVKRLPVVDELGLLQGVVSRADLLRVFLRGDEEIAEEVRREVVSHLFPPPGSVLRVDVREGVVTLVGRILDTALVPVAARLVRAVEGVVDVQFELTSGRPEEPSGAGRP; this is encoded by the coding sequence ATGCACGGCACGCCACACATCGTGAGCGACGTCATGACGCAGACCGTCATCAGCGTCGGACGCCAGGCGTCCTTCAAGGAACTCGTCCGGCTGATGCGGGACTGGCGGGTCAGCGCCCTGCCGGTCGTCGAGGGCGAGGGCCGGGTCGTCGGTGTCGTCTCCGAGGCGGACCTCCTGCACAAGGAGGAGGTCCGGGACGGCGACCCCGACCGGTACGCCCAGCTGCACGGGACCACCGACCTGACGAAGGCCGGCGCGCTGACAGCGGAACAGTTGATGACCTCACCGGCACTCACCACACGCACCGATGCCACCCTCGCGCAGGCCGCCCGCACCATGGCACGGTCCAAGGTCAAGCGGCTCCCCGTGGTGGACGAGCTGGGTCTGCTCCAGGGCGTGGTCAGCCGCGCCGACCTGCTCAGGGTCTTCCTGCGCGGCGACGAGGAGATCGCCGAGGAGGTACGGCGCGAGGTCGTCTCCCACCTCTTCCCGCCGCCCGGCTCCGTGCTGCGCGTCGACGTGCGGGAGGGAGTGGTGACGCTCGTCGGCCGGATCCTGGACACGGCCCTCGTCCCCGTGGCGGCGCGGCTGGTCCGGGCCGTCGAAGGGGTGGTGGACGTGCAGTTCGAGCTGACGTCCGGCCGCCCGGAAGAGCCAAGTGGGGCCGGTAGGCCCTAG
- a CDS encoding response regulator transcription factor, which yields MAEPRTFSEQDPIRVFLLDDHEVVRRGITDLLDAEPDITVVGDAGTVQHALARGPALRPQVAVLDVRLPDGDGITVCRELRDKMPGLACLMLTSFDDEEALLDAIMAGASGYVLKQIKGSDLVSAVRTVASGQSMLDPATTARLMRSLRADPAETPSTPPELAGLSPRERDILALIGDGLTNREIGKKLYLSEKTVKNHISRLLAKLGVQRRVQAAVLATHLEQPENGGHPVR from the coding sequence ATGGCAGAGCCGCGCACCTTCTCGGAGCAGGACCCGATCCGCGTGTTCCTGCTGGACGACCACGAGGTCGTCCGGCGCGGCATCACCGACCTGCTCGACGCGGAACCCGACATCACGGTCGTCGGCGACGCCGGCACCGTCCAGCACGCCCTCGCCCGCGGCCCCGCCCTGCGCCCGCAGGTCGCCGTCCTCGACGTCCGCCTGCCCGACGGCGACGGCATCACCGTCTGCCGGGAACTACGCGACAAGATGCCCGGCCTCGCCTGCCTCATGCTCACCTCCTTCGACGACGAGGAAGCCCTCCTCGACGCGATCATGGCCGGCGCCTCCGGCTACGTCCTCAAACAGATCAAGGGCTCCGACCTGGTCTCCGCGGTCCGCACCGTCGCCTCCGGCCAGTCCATGCTCGACCCCGCCACCACCGCCCGCCTCATGCGCTCCCTGCGCGCCGACCCCGCCGAGACCCCGTCCACGCCACCCGAACTGGCCGGCCTCTCCCCCCGCGAACGCGACATCCTCGCCCTCATCGGCGACGGCCTCACCAACCGCGAGATCGGCAAGAAGCTCTACCTCTCCGAGAAGACCGTCAAGAACCACATCTCCCGCCTCCTCGCCAAACTCGGCGTCCAGCGCCGCGTCCAGGCCGCCGTCCTCGCCACCCACCTCGAACAGCCGGAGAACGGGGGCCACCCGGTGCGGTGA
- the ppdK gene encoding pyruvate, phosphate dikinase — MVRYVYDFAEGSRDLAGLLGGKGANLAEMTRLGLPVPPGFTVTTEACRTFLGTGAEPHGLAEEISEHLAAVENSAGRRLEQSDDPLLLSVRSGARFSMPGMMETILDIGLGDDSVLGLAKVSGNERFAWDSYRRLVQMFGSTVMGVDSGVFENALADLKRSRGAADDLGLEAADLAELVETYKALIRRETGEEFPQSPHEQLRRAVLAVFESWNGERARIYRHRERISDDLGTAVTVQTMVFGNLGSDSGSGVAFTRDPATGRPGLYGDYLPNAQGEDVVAGIRNTVPLADLEELDPVSYAQLRDHMETLEAHYRDLCDIEFTIERGRLWMLQTRVGKRTAEAAFAIASELVDEGLISPAEALGRVTGEGLARLMFPRFDTSAVGEALAHGLPASPGAAVGAAVFDSAEAVRRAAAGEQVVLVRQETTPDDLPGMIAAQAVLTSRGGKTSHAAVVARGMGTVCVCGAEELTVDATGRRFTVGETVVEEGTVISVDGFEGAVYPGAAPLVDSAVMRYFETGERPAGLVEAVADAMEQADRTARLEVRANADTPEDAARARRFGARGIGLCRTEHMFLGERRKLVEAMILARDEAERKEALSALLPLQRQDFIGILEAMDGLPVTVRLIDPPLHEFLPDRTDLAVRIAAAEARGEHADPHDTELLDAVNRMHEENPMLGLRGVRLGLVVPGLVAMQVRAVAEAVVARTRCGGSPEAEIMVPLVGAVEELRIERTEVERVLAEVSEETGVPVHCPVGTMIELPRAALTAGKIAEEAEFFSFGTNDLTQTTWGFSRDDVEAAFFSAYLDKGIFAASPFETLDRDGVGRLVRIAVDEGRAARPDLKIGVCGEHGGDPDSVHFFHAAGLDYVSCSPFRVPVARLEAGRAELSWTGSSDSR, encoded by the coding sequence ATGGTCCGTTACGTGTACGACTTCGCGGAGGGCAGCCGTGACCTGGCCGGACTGCTCGGCGGCAAGGGGGCGAACCTGGCCGAGATGACCCGGCTGGGACTGCCGGTGCCGCCGGGTTTCACCGTGACGACCGAGGCCTGCCGGACGTTTCTCGGCACCGGCGCCGAGCCGCACGGGCTGGCCGAGGAGATCTCCGAGCATCTGGCGGCTGTGGAGAACTCGGCCGGCCGCAGGCTGGAGCAGTCCGACGACCCACTGCTGCTGTCCGTCCGCTCCGGGGCACGCTTCTCCATGCCCGGCATGATGGAGACGATCCTCGACATCGGCCTCGGCGACGACTCCGTGCTCGGTTTGGCGAAGGTGTCGGGGAACGAGCGCTTCGCCTGGGATTCCTACCGCCGCCTGGTGCAGATGTTCGGCAGCACGGTCATGGGCGTCGACAGCGGGGTGTTCGAGAACGCCCTCGCCGACCTCAAACGTTCCCGGGGCGCGGCCGACGATCTGGGCCTGGAAGCCGCCGACCTGGCCGAGCTCGTCGAGACGTACAAGGCCCTGATCCGCCGGGAAACGGGCGAGGAATTCCCGCAGTCCCCGCACGAGCAGCTGCGCCGGGCCGTCCTGGCCGTCTTCGAGTCCTGGAACGGCGAGCGGGCCCGGATCTACCGCCACCGTGAACGCATTTCCGACGATCTCGGCACCGCGGTGACCGTACAGACCATGGTCTTCGGCAACCTCGGCTCCGACTCGGGCAGCGGCGTCGCCTTCACACGCGACCCCGCCACCGGACGCCCCGGCCTGTACGGCGATTACCTGCCGAACGCCCAGGGCGAGGACGTCGTGGCCGGCATCCGCAACACCGTGCCGCTGGCCGACCTGGAAGAGCTCGACCCTGTCTCCTACGCTCAGCTGCGCGATCACATGGAGACCCTGGAAGCGCACTACCGGGATCTGTGCGACATCGAGTTCACCATCGAGCGCGGCCGGCTCTGGATGCTGCAGACCCGGGTCGGCAAGCGGACCGCCGAGGCAGCGTTCGCCATCGCCTCCGAACTGGTGGACGAGGGTCTGATCAGCCCCGCCGAGGCGCTGGGCCGGGTCACGGGGGAGGGGCTCGCGCGGCTGATGTTCCCCCGCTTCGACACCTCCGCGGTCGGCGAGGCGCTCGCGCACGGTCTTCCCGCCTCGCCGGGCGCGGCCGTGGGCGCCGCGGTGTTCGACTCCGCCGAGGCCGTCCGCCGGGCCGCCGCGGGTGAGCAGGTCGTGCTCGTCCGCCAGGAGACCACCCCCGACGACCTCCCGGGCATGATCGCCGCGCAGGCGGTGCTGACCAGCCGCGGCGGCAAGACAAGTCACGCCGCCGTGGTCGCCCGCGGCATGGGCACGGTGTGCGTCTGCGGCGCGGAGGAGCTCACCGTGGACGCAACAGGGCGCCGCTTCACCGTCGGTGAGACCGTCGTCGAAGAGGGCACGGTGATCTCGGTCGACGGTTTCGAAGGGGCCGTGTACCCGGGCGCCGCTCCGCTGGTCGACTCCGCGGTCATGCGGTACTTCGAGACGGGTGAGCGGCCGGCCGGGCTGGTCGAGGCCGTGGCCGACGCCATGGAACAGGCCGACCGCACAGCCCGGCTGGAGGTGCGTGCCAACGCGGACACCCCGGAGGACGCCGCCCGCGCCCGGCGGTTCGGCGCCCGGGGTATCGGGCTGTGCCGTACCGAGCACATGTTCCTGGGCGAGCGGCGCAAGCTGGTCGAGGCGATGATCCTGGCCCGTGACGAGGCCGAGCGGAAGGAGGCGCTCAGCGCGCTGCTGCCGCTCCAGCGCCAGGACTTCATCGGCATTTTGGAGGCGATGGACGGTCTGCCCGTCACCGTCCGCCTCATCGACCCGCCCCTGCACGAGTTCCTGCCCGACCGCACCGACCTCGCCGTGCGGATCGCCGCCGCCGAGGCCCGGGGCGAACACGCGGACCCGCATGACACCGAACTCCTCGACGCGGTCAACCGGATGCACGAGGAGAACCCGATGCTCGGGCTGCGGGGCGTACGTCTGGGCCTGGTCGTGCCCGGTCTGGTCGCCATGCAGGTACGGGCCGTCGCCGAGGCGGTCGTGGCGCGCACGAGGTGCGGGGGCTCCCCCGAGGCGGAGATCATGGTGCCGCTGGTCGGCGCCGTCGAGGAACTGCGCATCGAGCGGACCGAAGTGGAACGGGTCCTGGCCGAGGTCTCCGAGGAGACCGGCGTCCCCGTGCACTGCCCCGTCGGCACCATGATCGAGCTGCCGAGGGCCGCGCTCACCGCGGGCAAGATCGCCGAGGAGGCGGAGTTCTTCTCCTTCGGCACGAACGACCTGACCCAGACCACCTGGGGCTTCTCGCGAGACGACGTAGAGGCGGCGTTCTTCTCCGCCTATCTCGACAAGGGCATCTTCGCCGCCTCGCCCTTCGAGACCCTCGACCGTGACGGCGTGGGCCGGCTGGTCCGGATCGCCGTCGACGAGGGCCGCGCCGCACGCCCCGACCTGAAGATCGGCGTGTGCGGCGAGCACGGCGGCGACCCCGACTCCGTCCACTTCTTCCACGCGGCCGGACTGGACTACGTCTCCTGCTCGCCCTTCCGCGTCCCGGTGGCCCGCCTGGAGGCCGGGCGGGCCGAACTGTCCTGGACAGGATCGAGCGACAGCAGGTGA
- a CDS encoding CBS domain-containing protein gives MARIVGEVMTSDVVEAHPETTFKDVVRLLDRHRISGLPVVDHDDKVVGVVSQTDLVRRQAARPSDGRSPRSRRHSPGRLKRPRPSAAAGTVTARDLMSTPAITVHPEQRIADAARVMERHGVERLPVVDEEDRLIGIATRRDLLRVFLRTDDEIGREVRDEVLDLTLGLAPDSVAVSVRDGMVTLTGAVPRHGDIPTAIRMTYRVDGVVGVVNDLTFGTDGALGVGSTRSSGAPSD, from the coding sequence ATGGCCCGCATCGTCGGTGAGGTGATGACCTCCGACGTCGTCGAGGCGCACCCGGAGACGACGTTCAAGGACGTCGTACGCCTGCTGGACCGGCACCGGATCAGCGGCCTGCCCGTCGTGGACCACGACGACAAGGTCGTCGGCGTGGTCTCGCAGACGGACCTGGTCCGTCGCCAGGCGGCCCGGCCGTCCGACGGCCGGTCTCCACGGTCGCGGCGCCACTCGCCGGGCCGCCTCAAGCGCCCTCGGCCCAGTGCCGCCGCCGGCACCGTGACGGCCCGGGACCTGATGTCGACGCCCGCGATCACCGTGCATCCGGAACAGCGGATAGCCGACGCCGCACGGGTGATGGAGCGGCACGGCGTCGAGCGCCTGCCCGTCGTGGACGAGGAGGACCGCCTGATCGGCATCGCCACCCGCCGTGACCTGCTGCGGGTCTTCCTGCGCACGGACGACGAGATCGGGCGGGAAGTCCGCGACGAGGTACTGGACCTCACGCTCGGGCTCGCGCCCGACAGCGTGGCCGTCTCGGTCCGGGACGGCATGGTCACCCTGACCGGAGCCGTACCGCGCCACGGCGACATTCCGACCGCGATCCGGATGACGTACCGGGTGGACGGAGTGGTCGGCGTCGTCAACGACCTGACCTTCGGCACCGATGGCGCCCTCGGTGTCGGGAGCACCCGCTCCTCCGGTGCCCCCTCCGACTAG
- a CDS encoding universal stress protein — protein sequence MTLQHIVVGVDGSLTSVRALDWAGAEAVRHGSALRVLYAVPDRDEATPVLAYAVSRTRERYPGLLVETVAAEGGVVHALARESERAVLTVVGTRGLGTVTGSVLGSVSLRLAAVAQGPLLVVRGDHRCGEGRPVLLGFADDSDLPAAEYAFQEAERRRVSLRVLHSWSHRHITPELPSLTGARSPGQERTVRESLSEEAVAHFALSRLEDRHPDVVVESHTVRSAPAPALLKASQDVAVAVVGAHRRAGVFAHRLGPVAHTLLHRSHCPLVVIPER from the coding sequence ATGACCCTGCAACACATCGTCGTCGGAGTCGACGGCTCCCTGACCTCTGTTCGGGCTCTGGACTGGGCCGGGGCAGAGGCCGTACGCCATGGCAGCGCGCTGCGCGTGCTGTACGCGGTTCCCGACCGGGACGAGGCCACACCGGTTCTGGCCTACGCCGTCTCGCGCACACGGGAGCGGTACCCGGGGCTGCTCGTCGAGACCGTCGCGGCCGAGGGAGGCGTGGTGCACGCCCTGGCGCGCGAGAGCGAGCGCGCGGTCCTCACCGTGGTGGGGACACGCGGTCTTGGCACGGTGACGGGTTCGGTGCTGGGCTCGGTGAGCCTGCGACTGGCCGCTGTCGCGCAGGGACCGCTCCTTGTCGTCCGGGGGGACCACCGCTGCGGGGAGGGCCGGCCCGTGTTACTCGGCTTTGCCGACGACTCGGACCTGCCAGCGGCGGAGTACGCCTTCCAGGAGGCCGAGCGGCGCCGGGTGAGCCTCCGTGTCCTGCACTCCTGGAGCCACCGGCACATCACCCCCGAACTGCCCTCCCTCACCGGGGCGCGCAGTCCCGGGCAGGAACGGACGGTCAGGGAGAGCCTGTCCGAGGAGGCCGTGGCGCACTTCGCCCTCAGCCGTCTGGAGGACCGCCATCCCGATGTCGTCGTGGAGTCGCACACGGTCCGTTCCGCACCGGCTCCCGCACTGCTGAAGGCGTCCCAGGACGTCGCAGTAGCGGTCGTCGGCGCTCATCGTCGTGCAGGTGTGTTCGCACACCGCCTGGGTCCGGTCGCCCATACGCTGCTGCACCGGTCGCACTGCCCCCTGGTCGTCATACCGGAGAGGTGA